The DNA sequence ATCTCACCACTCAACAAAAGAGATTGCAGGAACACTAGGTTACATGGCTCCAGAATCATTTCTTATTGGAAGGGCCACTGTCGAAACCGATGTGTATGCATTTGGGGTTCTTGTGTTGGAAGTTATCTGTGGAAGGAAGCCTGGTAATCAATATGAGCAGAACAATTACAACAACAGCATTGTCCATTGCCTCTGGGAGCTTTACAGTAAAGGAAAGATACATGATGCTGTTGATTTGAGATTGAAAGAGTATGACGAGGAAGAAATGGTTCGTGTTCTGATCTTGGGATTAGCCTGCTGTCATCCAAACCCACATGAGAGACCCtccatgagagctgttttgaaGGTTCTTATAGGGGAAGCTGATCCTCCACTGGTGTCCACTGACATTCCTACTTTTATGTGGCCTCCCATGCCTTCATTCCCAAATTACTCAGAGACCTCTATGCAAACCAGGTTCACACAACTTACTGGAAGATAAAAGAAATCTTTGCTGAAGACCAGAAAAATGAATTGGCATGCTGTTTTGTAATTCCTGCTTATACATAACTAGGTGTAATTTTCTGCGGTCGGAAATGCGCAGTCTTTCCATATTACAGGTTTATTTTTCACAATTAGCAAATAGGATGGTTATTTTGTTTGCAGGTTAAGAGCTTTTCGGTTGTTAGGCCGTAATGCAGGCATTTCTCTTGATGCAAATAAATCTCTATTTTTCCTACTTTATAACAAAAAAGGCCCTAGCTGGTATAATAAGTTCATTACAGTTGAAACTGTGGTAAGGGAGAAAATCTTGCATGCAGCGGTGGTACCAGCTCACTTAGTACCACTTCAAGTAATTTTATGCCATATGTAAGAAAATGCCATGTCATACCTGCTCATCaactcaattaatttttttttttggaaaatgtaaAACTTTTGCACGCGCTTTACTGCTTCTTTCTTCCATCCGTATGGCTCCTACAGCTAACATTTTTTATAGATCTCTCTTCCTCTCCTGGTCGATTTCTTAAGAAATTGAAGAACACCAAATTGTTATGGGCTTATGGTAATGGTAGGTTtttgaagaacaaaaaaactaagaaaatacAAGATTCAACCAAAGGTTTCAAAAACAAAGCTCAGATGAAAAGGACAAAAAAGATAGCgggttttatttttctaaatttgaagGGCCAAAAAACGAATACAGATTGAATGTCTCCATGGCTTCAAACAACCTTAGCTTCACTAGATCTAAACCTCAACCAAACCCTTTCTTtttgcgcttttttttttttttttaaatataaactttaaaagagccaaaaaaaagaaaaaaagaaacaaaaaaaatgaggaaCAGAGAAGATAGAGAAATAcacagagagatagagagagttaAGCTGTGAAGcttcataaaaacaaaaaaatgatgataAAGATATAGAAAAGTGAAGCcttttttatgggaaaaaaaaaaaaaagaagacaaacaatcaaacaaagGCACTCCAAAGAAGATTAATaatgctatttatttttatttttttaatttttaattcttttaaaggaTTTGCAGCTTAGGTTGAAATGTGCAGATAAATGAAATTTGTAAGCCCTGGAAGGGAAAGGTGAGAAAGATAAACCGGTGCGTGCAAAAAGATTtcatccttaaaaaaaataattaagataataATGAGATGATAAATTAATCTGATATGGTACTTTTAAAACGTGACATGAAAGGAGTTTGGAGTGGTATCAGCTGACCTGGTACCACCGTTGCATGCAAGATTTTCTCGTGGTAAGGGCATTTTGTTGTACAATACAGTCATCTCCAATTTgacagattaaaaaataaatgcaatcACCAAGCCCCATGTGTTTTTGGAAACACTATGCTCTCTCTCCCTcacttaaattaaataatatattcaaaaaacagaaaaaccgtaacaaaacgaaaaataaaaacccacctGAATCATCCGGTTTGAGTCAATTCCGTAAGGCTTCATTTAAATGCCTAGTCGAGTATTTAATTGCTGAGAGTTTAAATCCTTTTTAACCCTCTTAAagcagatttttcttttttttttttgaaaaacccTTTTAAAGGAGTTATATACCACTAATCAAGCTTTATTTATTGGTTATACTAACTATTTTCATCAACAGAATATAATACTGAATAAAATAATAGCTAAATATACTCAACCATTAACaggaaatattaatttaattatcaataaaattaataggAAATATTTTACAATTATCCACTACCGGCGTACACTGTGGTTGGTGATGAAAAAGTAATGACACCGTAAACTACACACAACCCAAAATTTGCTTTTATCAACGACCAATCGTCACACGGAAGAAATGCTCACACATTATCAACTTGCACTGTCAAGTCCCGTATGCCCAATTCATGGTATAAACCATGCACAAATTGGAAAATTGATCTATCATCCATCCCTTTCTTCACCTGCAAGCATTATCCGCCAAAACAAGAACAAAGTGCTTAATTTCTAAACTTTGAAGAAacatgacccaaaaaaaaaaaaaaaaaaaaaaaaatctgaacaAATAAAGGACTAATATTCACGGAGATACAAAACTGTGCAAGACTAAACTGGAAATAAATAGAGAACTTTTCAATAATTTACCTGCATTGTGAGTGAACCAACAACATGACCAGGCACCAACTCCCAAAAGCGAGCTTGAGAAACTTCAGATACATCTTCACGGGCAGCAATCTAACAAGaacattgaaattaattaaaagaaattaaaaataatatttgcttAAAATGAGATGGATATACATTACCTGTCTCGAGCATTTACTCAATGCTGATGGTGGAACGCTACGTGGGGCCATCTGAAGCAAGATACCACCAGTTGCCATAAAGAGCGGCATGACAAGCATAAAAACTGCAGCAGAAACTAGTCCGAGACACAAAACTTCAGCATTCTGAACCCTGCAATTGGAGGCAAAAATGAGGGAGGATAAAAAGGAGAGGTATGCTTGAGACAAGAAGTGAAGCAGTAATTACCCAAGTGACAAAAACCAGGATGCCAATATCAAACCTGCACTGAAAAACAATGGATGTACCCAACTTCAGTCGGATGCATATACGAGAAATggaaattaaagataaaaaacaaGATTGCATCAATACAAACAAATTTTAACTTAAAAGAGTTAAGAGGACCAATGGAACTTAACGTACCTGCGAATGGAATCTGCAAGAACATGCAGACAAACTGAGTGGTAGTTCATATCTTCTGCTTTTCGGTAAACTGTACAAATTCCCATGTGGGTTTACAGTTCAAAACTCATAATTATGGTTATGGAGACAGAAAAAGAAACcaatgaattaaaattaattcccTAGCTTTGTTCAACACACTAGTAGACTCCATCACCAGAACACAGCTTTCCAAATAGATTATCAACAAATATTAATGTCATGAAGCATcaatatgattgaaaataataaaatagggaGAAAAGTCCATAATTCTCGAGAAATAAATAGTTAGAGTCAACTGAACCTCAAAGCATCCTCATTTTAAGTACAAAGAGGTAGTTGTGAGAAATAGAGAACCTCTCAAAGAAATTTCAAAGCTGCAAAAGGAACTTACCAAGATTAATACGAGCATAATTCCTGAAGAACCAGACACCGATAAGATTCACCAGCAGATTTGTCACTGCCGAAACAATCAAGTAATGCCTATGAATTGATAAGATAAGCAGTCAACAAATGGTATTGCACATGaacaataaatataaaccaCGAAATAGGGAACCAACAATCTTTATCGAAATGTAACCCCTTAAATGCAATAACTACTTGATCATCCACATCAACTTACTTGTGCTCAGATTCATCTTCAATGAATGCATGAAGTGCTTCCACAGCCAAGGAGAATGACATAAACAACAGAAACAGCTGTCTACACACATATTAGCCCAGCATTGCAATTAACAGcactaaaaagttaaaaaagaaaagcaattatcaactacaaataataacataaaaagaaTTCTCATCCTATGCAAATTGggaaatttcaaaatgaaaGTGAAAACGGAATGgaaaattttttcatttaaaagagAGTGAATTTAGAGCCAAAGTTTATTTCACAAGCAAGTTGACAAAATATGATCTATAAATTTGTCCTAGAATCAGATATGCAAACGTGATCTCCTCCCTTTGATATTCATCGCAGAATTGGGCCTCCAAATGAAACCGAAAGCATGGAAAGTTCTATAAGTAACAAAtatattctttcatttttttatcaaCTCAAACGAACTTAGCATTGTAATTTCCAATCAACATGTAGCCTAAGAATGATAATATCTCTATATAATAATAGAAGCCCAATATATTAGAAAAGCCCGTACAACCACCATAAGAGGGGAATGCAAAATACTTACAGCATTGGTAAACGCAGACAAAACCTCGAGCCTTTTGTAACTGAAGATGCAgagaataattaaattaattaagacaCTTAATCTTAAATCCAAAATGGAGTCAGTGCAATATCCATTATggcaaaataaaacaatcaagCTCAAATTCACGGCTATAAACAGAGTAACAGAGTTAATCTCACCCATAAGTGTAAATTCCATCAGGCTTTTCTCGAGAAACAGCCATAGCAAACAAAGAAAATGTCAAGAGGCCGCAACCAAAAGTTAAATGAAATGCATCGGACACCAAACCTGAAAAACACAAAAGCAAAAGAGAGTTCttaaaacacaaacaaacaaaaacgacAAGATCTTGGAGAGAATTTAGTGAAAGAAGACACCATGATTTGTCCATACCTACACGACCCGTCAAAAGCCCAATGAATAACTCAGCGGTCGAATATGCAACATTAAGcgaaatcaacaagaacaaccTCTTCATGTACCTATTCCCAGACCTTATAACCCGAAACAGCGAAACCACGAACAACAAAACCGATAATTTCTCGGCCGAAGATTTTCGCACCCCGAAAAATTTCACATTATCCTCATCCTCGGGATGAGCCCCTGGAGGAATATCAATGCTAGAGACGCTACGCGAAAGGAAAGGTTTAGCGGAGGACTGGTTATGGCTATGGTTGTGGTGGATGGAAATGGGCGTGTGGGGTTCCTGGGGTTGCTGGAACGAGGCTTGGCGAGAGAACGCCAATCTCCGATCACCGGCGCCGAGTCCGAAATCTCCGTTCCAAGAATACTGGAGCTCTTTATCCAACGTGGTGGCGGTTCTGTAGTTGAATGAGCTGCTCTTCTCCATTAGCAAAGAGCGAGCCAAACGATAATAGAAACCTCGAATTTTAAGAGTCTTAGATTTGAATCTCAGGTggcttaacctttttttttggaGTAGGATCAGAGAGATTCCAAATCGGAGAttgaaattaaccaaaaaataagttaaaattaaaaaaaaaaaaaaccctaatttaTTATCTCTGAGAAGACGATGTACGGACTCAAACTGTGTAGTTTCCGGAGGGAAGGAAGACTGCAGGTCAAGCAAACAAGTTGGACTTTTTCAGTTGTGCTTATGAATTATTCCAGGTCGCAATCCCAGCGCGTGGAGCCCCACCCAACTTATTGtttggactatatatatatatatatatatatattttttttttcttttagggaACAAGTTTATGTATCATTTTTAGTAATATGTTATACGTATggtataaaatattgataattcatcgtttttggtaaaaaaaaaaaaaaaactgataagtTGATAAGATATATTATTTctagtaaaaagaaaatattgatgaGTAATCACTTTGGAGATATTATCATTACAAAATCTAATCCTCTTTTGATTTTTCGAGTATGTCCCTAACAAAAAATCCTGTACCGTTCTCTAGTAGAGCTTTgactttatttataaattatcatCAGTGTCAAAATtgtaattacatttttttttttttatggtaaggaacaaaattttaattacctTATGAACTTAATTTAAgatatttattaccaaaaaaaaaaaaggtttaatttAAGATATGATCCAACAGAAGTGCACTGCATTTTTCTCATCAAATGAGtaacttaatttaaaaataaaaaagattaatgaAGGAAAACAGGAGCTCGCTCACAATGGCTctcatcaatttcaaattttgttggtcaataataATTCTACCACAAAAGCAAATAATAAGTTAAAAACATAGAAAACCcaactttctttcctttctttgagCACCAATTTATCATCTGAGAGACAATCAGCAAAATGAAATACAAGAAGATAAATGTTGGTTTTCTTTGGAGCAACTGATTTATTTTCACTTcgacctttttttttatgtacttGCATATTACAATATCTCCTCCCACGGCTATCACACAACTTGGCTCTTTCCTAGGACAGGGAGGGAAAGAGAATTAACATTCATTTCAGATCAATAAATTGAGCGGCTGATCAACCTGACTTGTTTCCAATATCCAAATTGCAGAAAGAATGTCAGAATTTGATGTTAAACTCCACTGAGTAAAACAGAATCCATTGGACTCCAGGGCTGGAGAAGATACAGACGGTATTTTCCAAGGTTGTTCTACACCTCCAGTGTGCCCAATATACTTCGAAGCTCTAATTCAAACTTTCAAACACCGGCTTCCTTCTGCAACCAGCAAAGCTAGAGATCATGATGATCAAGAATCCAAATGGCAAATAAAATCCATGTTCCATTAAAGATGTAGACAAAGATCAACCCTActattatatgtaaaaacaaCTAATAAAACTGGaagcaaaaattttatttctgaACATTTATATATCATTACGTTATTTTTGCCACCTCACAGGATATGGAAAGGGAATCACCATCAAGTGTCACAATTGCATATGATAATCAAGGGTAAAGGCGTGAATGTCAGAAGGACTTGTGCCCGGCCTGACAATAGCAATTCAAAAAAGAATTAATCGTCAAGACTTAACTGAATGGCATCACTTTTAACATATCCTGCTCAGAAACATTCAGCATCAAAAAGAAATCCATATCAGACAATAATATGAGTTAAAAGTATCGGAGTTGGCAACAAGATTACAGTTCTAAGTTCAAGGAGGAGGTTAGCACCTTCATTTAGAAGCACTGAACTACCCAGTTAAAATATCTTGTCAATTCTTAAACCCCTTACCTATCATTTGCATAAATGATCACAACACCCTTTTTTTCTTCCAAGCATagcattttcttccttttcttaaGTCAACTTAAAATGGATACAATTATCTGCTGCTCTATAGATGTAGATTATGATATGACATGTATATGTTGGAGGTAAGTCCTTTGATATAACCTAccaaatatacaaaataaacgGTTGCAGAAGCTGCAGATTCGGAACATTGCACTTGATTTTCTGGTTGTGGTGAATGAGAAAACTACATTAATCTTATTTCAGTCATATGGGACTTGCCATGCTTATGCTGTTCAGCTATTCTTGTATAAGCCAtcttgaaccaaaaaaaataaaaataaaaattggaagaCAAAGAAATCCACACTTTCTTCATAGTGTTTTTTGTTTAGCAAACAAAATGAAGATGAATATGGTCCCACAAACCACCATCATGACCAAAATCCCTTTTCTACACCCACAGCATCTATCACCACCACCTTCTCCACCAGATATCACTGAGGTATGTCCACCTAGCAAGTAGATTCTAATTGCAAGcttctttcattttcaaatataacAGTATTTCTTATGAAGCACCACCACatcagaaaaataacaatagccAACCCTGATTAGTCAAGAAATCAGGTTGAATTGCTTTATCTTTAAACTAAACATCAGAAGTAATATACTTAGACACAGAAGTGAAGATCATACTTTTGTAGTTTGAATATAGTTGAACTTAAATTACCTTTTATTAATGGTACCATAGTGGAACTTGAATCTTCCAGCCTTAACATCTTCAACATACTGCAGACACAGAAAGATATTGCACCACAACATAAGAAATATATCTGATAGTGACTTCACCATGTATCATGTCCTTGAACTACAAGCAGTACCGTACCAAATTCAAGGAAACCAGCATTGACGAAAATGCCAGAGAATTAATAGGTATATCATCAAGTGCAAAAAGCTGGCATTCTGATGACTCTGGACCAGGTGAAAAGTTGGGCTTCTTCAACTTTgctaagaaaattatataagtCTGCTCCAAAAATCCCAAAATGCACAACATTTTTAGCAAGTTAACATGGAGTTTGAAAGGC is a window from the Ziziphus jujuba cultivar Dongzao chromosome 11, ASM3175591v1 genome containing:
- the LOC107409556 gene encoding metal tolerance protein C2 isoform X2, encoding MEKSSSFNYRTATTLDKELQYSWNGDFGLGAGDRRLAFSRQASFQQPQEPHTPISIHHNHSHNQSSAKPFLSRSVSSIDIPPGAHPEDEDNVKFFGVRKSSAEKLSVLLFVVSLFRVIRSGNRYMKRLFLLISLNVAYSTAELFIGLLTGRVGLVSDAFHLTFGCGLLTFSLFAMAVSREKPDGIYTYGYKRLEVLSAFTNALFLLFMSFSLAVEALHAFIEDESEHKHYLIVSAVTNLLVNLIGVWFFRNYARINLVYRKAEDMNYHSVCLHVLADSIRSAGLILASWFLSLGVQNAEVLCLGLVSAAVFMLVMPLFMATGGILLQMAPRSVPPSALSKCSRQIAAREDVSEVSQARFWELVPGHVVGSLTMQVKKGMDDRSIFQLNTRLGI
- the LOC107409556 gene encoding metal tolerance protein C2 isoform X1, giving the protein MEKSSSFNYRTATTLDKELQYSWNGDFGLGAGDRRLAFSRQASFQQPQEPHTPISIHHNHSHNQSSAKPFLSRSVSSIDIPPGAHPEDEDNVKFFGVRKSSAEKLSVLLFVVSLFRVIRSGNRYMKRLFLLISLNVAYSTAELFIGLLTGRVGLVSDAFHLTFGCGLLTFSLFAMAVSREKPDGIYTYGYKRLEVLSAFTNALFLLFMSFSLAVEALHAFIEDESEHKHYLIVSAVTNLLVNLIGVWFFRNYARINLVYRKAEDMNYHSVCLHVLADSIRSAGLILASWFLSLGVQNAEVLCLGLVSAAVFMLVMPLFMATGGILLQMAPRSVPPSALSKCSRQIAAREDVSEVSQARFWELVPGHVVGSLTMQVKKGMDDRSIFQFVHGLYHELGIRDLTVQVDNV